The window GTGCAACTTGTTCCATGATTGCACCGTACATAGCAGGGTCGCCTGTATGCATACGTGCTACTACTTTGCCAGCATTGACACGATCTACCATCACCGCAACCATTTCCTCTAAGTGCATACCTGCTGTACGAATAACCTCTGCATCAGGTTTTGCTTTGGCAATGAGATCTTCATTTACCAAAGAATCTGTATACATAACAACGTCCGCTGTTTGTAACATATGTAAACCCTTCACCGTAATTAAATCTGGATCACCAGGGCCAGCACCGACAATATATATTTTCTTCATTATTTACGCACCACCATTAACGTTAAATATTCTAAATCGACACCATCTAATTCTTGCACATCCCAAATAATTTCCTCATCTGATGTTACCTTTGTCACAACCGATGCCTTATCCAGTAAGTCTAAATCGCGCAGTACTTTCAGCATTAAGTCAATAACCTTTGCGACTTTAATAAAAACAACCGCATCATGACTTTCAATTGCTTCACGCATAGCATCATAATCGTCATGTGCTGGAATAATTGCTACACGATCATCGCCATCCGCAAGCGCAATACCTAGTCGCGAAGCTGAACCATTGAATGATGAAATACCAGGCACTGTACGGATTTCTACTTCTGGATGCATATCCTGCATAAGCTTCATCATATGGATGAACGTACTATATAATAGTGGGTCCCCTTCAGTCACGAACGCTACGTCCTTACCCTCTTGCAGTTTGCCATAAACAAGCTCCACGGATTTTGTCCATTCACGCTCTAACACAGCCTCATCCTTTGTCATAGGGAACACGAGACCGAGCATATCTTTCTCTTCTGGGTTAATATACACATCTACGATACGATGCGCATAACTTTTACTGCCCTTCAATTTTTTCGGATACGCAATAACTGGCGACTCCTGAATGACACGGAATGCCTTAACTGTAATTAACTCTGGATCGCCAGGGCCTACGCCTAAGCCATATAAAATACCAAGATTACTCATGATTATCTTCCTTTCGATGTGCCGAAATAATATAAATCGGATTTAATGGGACAAAACGGGTCATATCCAGAATCGGTTTACTACGTGCAAGCTGCGCCTGCAAAATATCGACAGCAAAGCCACATGCTTTAAACGCTTCAACCGCCTTATATAAATTTTCTATTGTTGCTGCATTTAAGACAATACGTCCATTCGGTTTCAATCGTGTACAGCACAACTGTAATAGCTCCACCATTTCTCCACCTGTACCACCAATAAAAATCGCATCTGGATCAGGGAAATTTTCAAGTCCTGTCGGTGCTTTACTATGAATCGCGGTTATATCCACACGGAATTTCTGCTGATTTTGCATGCAGTTTTCTAAATCAGGTGCATTTTTTTCCACCGCGAATACTTGCCCTTCTGGTGATAGTTTGCCAGCCTCAATAGCCATTGATCCTGTACAAGTTCCCACATCCCAAATGATGCTATCCTTTTGTAACTGCATTGCCTGTAGACTTAACACACGAATTTCCTTCTTAGTAATAAGCCCTTTATCTGGCTTACGCTGTGAAAATTCTTCATCATCAATGCCTAGAGGATAGCGTTTTGGTGCGGATGTTTGCTGTAAAATAACCACATTCAGTGGTGAAAATATAGCCGTTTGTAATTCATCTAGGGAATACCAACCATATTTTTCATCATTGCCTTGTAAATTTTCTGCGACAAATGCGCGGTATTCTGTCATCCCAAAATGCTTTAGATAACGTGCCAGTGCATTTGGATTATTTTCAGCGTCTGTAAGAAGCGCTATTTTCTTTTTACTGTCAATGCGCTGTGCTAAGCCCTTCATTGGTCGCCCATGAATACTTGTTACATAGGCATCCTGCCAGCTCTCACCCATTTTCGAAAATGCTAGCTGCACAGAGCTCATATATGGATAAACCTCGATGTCTAGCTTTTTCGCTAAATAACCACCGATGCCATAAAATAATGGATCACCCGTCGCTAAAATAACGGTTTTTCGTGTTTCTGCTGATAACCTTTCAACCAGCACTGAAAGACCACCCTTAATGACAATTTTTTCACCTGTAAAGCTCGGGAAAAAATCAAGGACACGCTCACCACCAACAAGTACCTCGCAGTCTTCAATCCACTGTACGTACTGTGGCAATAAGCTTTCCTGTCCGTTATCCCCTATCCCAATTAATTTCATCGATCGATGCAATATCATCAGCCCTTCCTAATAATTGTCCCTGCATCGAGTAAATCGATGTGGAGAGCGTCAAACCGCCCCTTGTGTGGTGCAATGAAGAATAACAGCATGCCTCACATAAATGATCAAAAAAGGCTTGATAGCCCTTGTCCGCCATGATTTCACCGACTTGTGAAGCCGTATTGGCTTCTCTAACTTCGGACACTGTGTCTTCATCTGCACCAATATCCACTGCCAATTGTGCCAAAAAATTAAAATCAATAGCTGCACTTTTTGAATGCACCATCATGACACCCTGAGCAACCTTTGAAAATTTCCCCATCATACCAACGAGCGATACTTGCTTTATGCCGAGCCGTTTACAATGCTTTAACGTAAAGCCGACAAAATCACCCATCTCAATAAATGCTTCCTCTGACAGTTCAGGATACTGTGCCATCGCAAACTTTTCACTGCGTCCACCTGTTGTTACCACTATATGGTCACAGCCGGCGGCCTTTGCCACACTAATCGCTTGGACAATACTTGCCATATAGGCGGAACTCGAAAAAGGCACGACGGTTCCCCTTGTGCCTAAAATGGAAATGCCCCCGATAATGCCTAACCTTCCATTTAATGTTTTTTTAGCAATTTCCTCACCCTCCGGTACGGAAATTACGACATTCACACCACGTTCAATTTGAAAGTCGTCAAGCACGCTTTGTACAGTACTATGTATCATTTTGCGTGGAACAGGATTAATAGCTGCTTCACCAACTGCAACTGGTAAGCCGGGCTTCGTAACTCGCCCGACTCCAATTCCTCCGTCTAAATGAATACCTGGTGTATCGGCCCAGCTTACTGTGCCAATAATGAGCGCCTTATGTGTTGCATCTGGATCATCACCAGCATCCTTTATCGTTTCACAGCTTACTGCGTTGCTATCAAATGTACATTTTTCAATTGTAAACGTTGCATCACGCCCGATTGGCAAATGAATGGTAGTCGTTTCCTGTTCTTCATTTGTAATCAGTGCTAGTAATGCGGCTTTTGTTACAGCAGTTGCACAGGCTCCCGTTGTATAACCGTGACGCATGTCCTTGGGATCCTTTTTTGGCTTCCGCTCCATTATTTTTTCGCCTGTTCGTCCGCTAGAATAGAAATGGCATTCAATGCGGCAACCGTCACTGTACTACCGCCTTTACGGCCAACATTCGTAATATAAGGAATACCCTCTAGCTTTAATAGTTCCTCTTTGGATTCAGCAGCTGATACGAAGCCAACTGGCATACCGATAATTAAATCCGGTTTTGCTAAACCTTCTTTAATTAAGCGAATTAGCTCAAGTAATGCTGTCGGTGCATTACCGATTGCGTAAATCCCACCTTCGTGTAATGTTGTGGCCTTTTGCATCGAAATAATGGCACGCGTTGTATTTTGTTTTTTCGCTTCAATGGAAACATCTTCATCTGCGATATAGCAGTGTAAATCCCCGCCATGCTTTTGGAAACGTTTCTTCCCTGAGCCACTTTCAATCATTTGTACGTCAGCAATTACGTGACGACCTGCAAGGATAGACTTAACCCCGGCTTCTAATGCTCCTGGTGTAATGATGACACTGCGACCTAACTCAAAGTCAGCAGATGCATGAATAATACGACGAACAACTTTCCACTCGTCTTCTGTGAAGTTATGTTCACCCATTTCCTCTGCAATAATTGCGAAACTGTAATCATAAATTTTATCTGGGTCTACTGTTAATGGTTTGAAATCTGTTTTAAAATCCATTTGTCCTGCCTCCTAAAGTGTGTTGTGAACAGCCTGTAGTACACCCTCGAATGTGGAATACTGTTGGCCGTATTGTATATTTGGTCGAGCAATTAAAATCGTTTCAATGCCACATGCAAGTGCAGCCTCAAGCTTTTCATCAACTGAACCAACTTTGCCGCTTTCTTTTGTAATCATCAGTGTCACGTCATATTGGCGGAAAAGTGCCTCATTTAATTCTTTTGAAAATGGTCCTTGGATCGCCACAATATCTCTTTGGGCCACACCAAGTGCCTCACATTTTTCCATATTATCGAGACGAGGAAGCATACGCGCAATAACACGCGTATTTTCCAGACCTTGTAATACTTTTGTAAACGTCGCTAGTGTTTTACTGCCTGTTGTCAACATAATGACACCGCGTTTTTCTGCTGCTAGGTAAGCCGCTTCCTCATAATCTTTCACGACTGTAATGAGCGGATGTGCGTAATGCTCATGGGCACGTTCATAGCGAATATAAGGTACACCTGCTTGTTCAGCTGCTGCCATCGCATTTTTAGAAGCCTCCTCGGCAAACGGATGGGAGGCGTCTACAACAAGTTGATAGCCCTGTTGTGTTAAAATCGTGGCCATTTCGTCAGCTGTCAAGCGACCAACTAAATGTGAAAGGCCTACTTCTGTCAGGCTCGTAGCTGCTGAATCCGTAACTACCGTTGCTGTCACCTGATGACCGGCAGATTGCAATTCCAGTGCTAGATTTCTTGCATCACTCGTCCCCGCTAACATGAAAATCATTTCACCGGCTCCTCTTCAGGGTGATGGTGATGGTCGTGATCATGTCCATGATCGTGGTCGTGGTGGTGATGATGATGCGCATGACCATGCACCGCGGCATAAGCTCGGTAGTTTTCTAAATCTTGCATACCTGTTGATGTCCCATTCACGGCTTGCTCAATACGCTCTAATAGCACATTTTGTAGACGCTCATGATAGCCAAAATAATTAGCAATTTCGATATCGCAATCAGGGTATTTTTCGTTAAATTGTTGGCTCATGCCATGCATACGTTCCATCAGGATGCCCGTAAATAAAAAGTACGGCAACATAATAATTTTTTTCGCACCTAGCTTCACGCAACGCTCAATGCCTTCTTCAACACGCGGATCTGTTACACCCATAAAGGCACTTTCCACGATTGGTACCGGAAGCTTTTCCCATAGCAAACGTGTAATTTTATAAAAATCACCGTTCGCATATGGATCACTACCGCCACGAGCAATTAATAGAATTGCTGTGTCTTTATGCTCATCTTCTGAATTGAAACCGATTTCTGCAAGACGATCT of the Lysinibacillus fusiformis genome contains:
- the cobI gene encoding precorrin-2 C(20)-methyltransferase, with protein sequence MSNLGILYGLGVGPGDPELITVKAFRVIQESPVIAYPKKLKGSKSYAHRIVDVYINPEEKDMLGLVFPMTKDEAVLEREWTKSVELVYGKLQEGKDVAFVTEGDPLLYSTFIHMMKLMQDMHPEVEIRTVPGISSFNGSASRLGIALADGDDRVAIIPAHDDYDAMREAIESHDAVVFIKVAKVIDLMLKVLRDLDLLDKASVVTKVTSDEEIIWDVQELDGVDLEYLTLMVVRK
- the cbiE gene encoding precorrin-6y C5,15-methyltransferase (decarboxylating) subunit CbiE; protein product: MKLIGIGDNGQESLLPQYVQWIEDCEVLVGGERVLDFFPSFTGEKIVIKGGLSVLVERLSAETRKTVILATGDPLFYGIGGYLAKKLDIEVYPYMSSVQLAFSKMGESWQDAYVTSIHGRPMKGLAQRIDSKKKIALLTDAENNPNALARYLKHFGMTEYRAFVAENLQGNDEKYGWYSLDELQTAIFSPLNVVILQQTSAPKRYPLGIDDEEFSQRKPDKGLITKKEIRVLSLQAMQLQKDSIIWDVGTCTGSMAIEAGKLSPEGQVFAVEKNAPDLENCMQNQQKFRVDITAIHSKAPTGLENFPDPDAIFIGGTGGEMVELLQLCCTRLKPNGRIVLNAATIENLYKAVEAFKACGFAVDILQAQLARSKPILDMTRFVPLNPIYIISAHRKEDNHE
- a CDS encoding cobalt-precorrin-5B (C(1))-methyltransferase — encoded protein: MERKPKKDPKDMRHGYTTGACATAVTKAALLALITNEEQETTTIHLPIGRDATFTIEKCTFDSNAVSCETIKDAGDDPDATHKALIIGTVSWADTPGIHLDGGIGVGRVTKPGLPVAVGEAAINPVPRKMIHSTVQSVLDDFQIERGVNVVISVPEGEEIAKKTLNGRLGIIGGISILGTRGTVVPFSSSAYMASIVQAISVAKAAGCDHIVVTTGGRSEKFAMAQYPELSEEAFIEMGDFVGFTLKHCKRLGIKQVSLVGMMGKFSKVAQGVMMVHSKSAAIDFNFLAQLAVDIGADEDTVSEVREANTASQVGEIMADKGYQAFFDHLCEACCYSSLHHTRGGLTLSTSIYSMQGQLLGRADDIASIDEINWDRG
- a CDS encoding precorrin-8X methylmutase gives rise to the protein MDFKTDFKPLTVDPDKIYDYSFAIIAEEMGEHNFTEDEWKVVRRIIHASADFELGRSVIITPGALEAGVKSILAGRHVIADVQMIESGSGKKRFQKHGGDLHCYIADEDVSIEAKKQNTTRAIISMQKATTLHEGGIYAIGNAPTALLELIRLIKEGLAKPDLIIGMPVGFVSAAESKEELLKLEGIPYITNVGRKGGSTVTVAALNAISILADEQAKK
- the cobK gene encoding precorrin-6A reductase, whose amino-acid sequence is MIFMLAGTSDARNLALELQSAGHQVTATVVTDSAATSLTEVGLSHLVGRLTADEMATILTQQGYQLVVDASHPFAEEASKNAMAAAEQAGVPYIRYERAHEHYAHPLITVVKDYEEAAYLAAEKRGVIMLTTGSKTLATFTKVLQGLENTRVIARMLPRLDNMEKCEALGVAQRDIVAIQGPFSKELNEALFRQYDVTLMITKESGKVGSVDEKLEAALACGIETILIARPNIQYGQQYSTFEGVLQAVHNTL
- a CDS encoding sirohydrochlorin chelatase gives rise to the protein MKAILFVGHGSRLAAGNDEVRTFIEQMTPRIDDSFLVETCFLEFASPNIEEGITNCVKKGATEVHVIPIILLHAGHSKMHIPAEIEHAREHYPNITFTYAQTIGIHDEIFTILEDRLAEIGFNSEDEHKDTAILLIARGGSDPYANGDFYKITRLLWEKLPVPIVESAFMGVTDPRVEEGIERCVKLGAKKIIMLPYFLFTGILMERMHGMSQQFNEKYPDCDIEIANYFGYHERLQNVLLERIEQAVNGTSTGMQDLENYRAYAAVHGHAHHHHHHDHDHGHDHDHHHHPEEEPVK